From Bacillus sp. FSL K6-3431, the proteins below share one genomic window:
- a CDS encoding gluconate:H+ symporter: MDWITNSLPIIWVALGVALLLFLNMKVKLNSVLSLLIVAILVGILNGLQLTDVISSIKSGLGSTLGSLAIIIGLGAVLGKLMVDSGAAQRVATTLLSKFGVKNVEWAILIVGFIFGISVFYEVAFIILAPLVISIAVEAKIPYLRLGITMVASATMAHSIFPPQPGPVALVAAYGADMGMVYILGLVVTIPAVICAGIILPRLLRNLDRPIPPLLKKSKEFTEEEMPGFAVSLLVPLIPAITITAATILNVFVEEGTMSHQIVNFFGSAEISMILAVIVAIYVFGLRVGRTMPEIMNSFSGAIEGIAMIIFIVGAGGAFKQIILDTGVGDYIATMMQNTSISPLIMAWLITAMIRIATGTGVVSAITAAGIVGPLIHTFDVNPVLMVLATAAGSNTITHVNDASFWLFKEYFNLSIKETFKTWGLLLFTNSIVGLAIVLILSLFI; this comes from the coding sequence ATGGATTGGATTACAAATTCACTGCCAATTATTTGGGTAGCACTTGGAGTCGCTTTGCTTCTCTTCTTGAACATGAAGGTGAAGCTTAACAGTGTTCTCTCCCTCTTAATTGTCGCAATATTAGTGGGTATCTTAAATGGCTTGCAATTAACTGATGTCATCAGCTCGATAAAGTCAGGGCTTGGCAGTACGCTAGGAAGCTTAGCGATCATTATCGGTCTAGGGGCTGTCTTAGGTAAATTAATGGTCGATTCTGGTGCTGCTCAACGTGTAGCAACAACCTTATTAAGCAAATTTGGTGTAAAGAATGTTGAATGGGCGATCTTGATCGTCGGTTTCATCTTTGGTATTTCTGTTTTTTATGAAGTTGCCTTTATCATTTTGGCTCCTTTGGTGATCAGTATTGCTGTCGAAGCCAAAATTCCCTATTTGCGCCTTGGCATTACAATGGTTGCATCCGCTACCATGGCACATAGTATTTTCCCACCGCAACCTGGTCCTGTTGCACTTGTTGCAGCATACGGTGCTGATATGGGTATGGTTTATATCTTAGGGCTTGTCGTCACTATCCCTGCTGTTATTTGTGCCGGTATTATCTTACCTAGATTATTACGAAATTTAGATCGACCAATACCACCTCTATTAAAAAAATCAAAAGAGTTTACAGAGGAAGAAATGCCAGGCTTTGCCGTTAGTTTACTCGTTCCATTAATTCCGGCAATTACCATTACCGCTGCTACTATTTTAAATGTTTTTGTCGAAGAAGGCACGATGAGTCATCAAATCGTTAACTTTTTTGGAAGCGCTGAAATTAGTATGATTCTAGCTGTCATAGTAGCCATTTACGTATTTGGTCTTCGTGTCGGACGCACAATGCCGGAAATTATGAACTCTTTCTCAGGCGCAATTGAAGGCATTGCAATGATTATCTTTATTGTTGGTGCTGGTGGTGCCTTCAAACAAATCATCTTAGATACAGGTGTTGGTGACTACATCGCAACAATGATGCAAAATACAAGCATTTCTCCATTAATTATGGCTTGGCTGATTACAGCTATGATTCGGATTGCCACTGGTACAGGCGTTGTATCTGCCATTACAGCTGCTGGAATTGTTGGTCCGCTAATTCATACTTTCGATGTGAATCCTGTATTAATGGTATTGGCAACAGCTGCAGGTAGTAACACCATTACACATGTAAACGATGCATCTTTCTGGCTGTTTAAAGAATACTTTAATTTATCCATTAAAGAAACATTTAAAACATGGGGTCTACTCTTATTCACAAATTCTATTGTTGGACTAGCCATCGTTTTGATTCTTAGCTTGTTTATTTAG
- a CDS encoding undecaprenyl-diphosphate phosphatase: MNIWDLIVALILGVVEGLTEFAPVSSTGHMIIVDDMLLKSKDILGSPEIANTFKVVIQLGSIMAVVIVFWSRLWSLVGLNVGKSQKSASSESRLKLTHVIVGLLPAAILGFTFEDFIDKHLFTVEWVLVALIAGSFLMILADWKTKRAEKQNYHYEGDSLDEVTYKQAFLIGLFQCIALWPGFSRSGATISGGVLMGLKYRAAADFTFIMAVPIMFGASAVSLIKKMDLLTTDLIPFFSVGFISAFLFSWLSIRFFLALISRIKLLPFAIYRIVLAVILGIVYISVM, translated from the coding sequence ATGAACATTTGGGATTTAATTGTCGCTTTAATTTTAGGAGTCGTAGAAGGATTAACAGAGTTCGCTCCTGTTTCTTCAACAGGACATATGATTATTGTCGACGATATGTTATTAAAATCAAAAGACATTTTAGGTTCGCCCGAAATTGCTAATACCTTTAAAGTTGTCATCCAACTAGGTTCGATCATGGCAGTTGTGATTGTTTTCTGGTCACGTCTTTGGAGCTTAGTCGGGTTAAACGTTGGTAAATCGCAAAAATCTGCTTCATCTGAATCACGGTTAAAATTGACACATGTTATTGTAGGGCTATTGCCAGCAGCAATACTTGGTTTCACATTTGAAGACTTCATTGATAAACATCTTTTCACAGTGGAATGGGTTCTTGTTGCATTAATAGCTGGTTCATTCCTCATGATTTTAGCTGATTGGAAAACAAAACGCGCCGAAAAACAAAATTATCATTATGAAGGTGATTCCTTAGATGAAGTTACATATAAGCAAGCCTTCTTAATTGGTTTATTCCAATGTATCGCTTTATGGCCAGGATTTTCTCGTTCAGGTGCAACGATTTCAGGCGGTGTATTAATGGGACTGAAATACCGCGCTGCTGCAGACTTTACTTTTATTATGGCTGTGCCAATTATGTTCGGAGCAAGTGCTGTATCATTAATCAAAAAAATGGATCTTTTAACGACTGACCTTATTCCATTTTTCTCTGTTGGTTTCATCAGTGCCTTTTTATTTTCATGGCTATCTATCCGCTTTTTCTTGGCGTTGATTAGCCGAATCAAATTATTACCTTTTGCAATATATCGAATTGTACTTGCTGTTATACTAGGAATAGTTTATATTTCTGTCATGTAA
- a CDS encoding hemolysin family protein — MDIVSLLFIAVLIALTAFFVATEFAIVKIRSSRIDQLVEEGKPGAKAAKHVVTHMDEYLSACQLGITVTALGIGWLGEPAIKSLIDPLLDRFGFDASLSHIVSIAIAFLIITFLHVVVGELAPKTVAIQKAEAVTLSFAKPIIWFYRILFPFIWALNGSARLLVRMFGLKSVSEHEVSHSEEELRIIMSDSYKSGEINQAELTYVNNIFKFDDRIAKEIMVPRTKMISLSTEEDIEDWMLVIKKEKFTRYPVYEGDKDNIIGIINIKDILMAQIKDAEPESDMKVTGFLKPVILVIDTIPIHDLLLKMQKEHTHMAVLLDEYGGTSGLVTVEDIIEEIVGEIRDEFDSDEVADVTKITDDHYTFSGKVLIHEVNDLINTELSDEEVDTLGGWILSQNFDVVEGESIYSDGFVFTVKEMDGHQIQIIDVQKDEILQEPIEVEA, encoded by the coding sequence TTGGACATAGTCAGTTTACTCTTTATTGCAGTATTGATTGCTTTAACCGCATTTTTCGTTGCGACGGAATTTGCTATCGTCAAGATTAGAAGCTCGCGGATTGATCAGCTAGTGGAAGAAGGAAAGCCCGGGGCAAAAGCAGCCAAGCATGTGGTAACGCACATGGATGAATACTTATCAGCTTGTCAGCTAGGAATTACAGTTACAGCACTTGGAATTGGTTGGCTAGGCGAGCCAGCTATAAAAAGTCTGATTGATCCTCTGCTTGACAGATTCGGATTTGATGCATCTCTGTCACACATCGTTTCGATTGCTATTGCATTCTTGATCATTACATTCTTGCACGTCGTAGTTGGGGAATTGGCACCTAAAACTGTGGCAATTCAAAAAGCCGAGGCTGTTACTTTGTCTTTTGCAAAACCAATTATTTGGTTTTATAGAATTTTGTTTCCATTTATTTGGGCGTTGAATGGATCTGCCCGTTTACTGGTAAGAATGTTTGGGCTTAAATCTGTATCAGAGCATGAGGTATCCCACTCGGAAGAGGAGCTTCGTATTATCATGTCTGATAGCTATAAAAGTGGTGAAATCAATCAAGCCGAATTGACATATGTAAACAACATCTTTAAGTTTGATGACCGGATCGCCAAAGAAATCATGGTTCCGAGAACGAAAATGATCTCCCTTTCTACTGAAGAGGATATTGAAGATTGGATGCTTGTAATTAAAAAGGAAAAATTTACTCGCTATCCCGTCTATGAAGGTGACAAAGATAATATTATTGGGATCATTAACATAAAAGACATATTAATGGCGCAAATAAAGGATGCCGAACCGGAGTCTGATATGAAAGTCACTGGCTTTCTTAAGCCGGTAATTCTCGTCATTGATACGATTCCCATTCATGATCTTTTATTAAAAATGCAAAAAGAGCATACTCATATGGCAGTTTTGCTTGATGAGTATGGTGGTACATCAGGACTAGTTACTGTAGAAGATATCATTGAAGAAATTGTCGGGGAGATCCGCGATGAATTTGATTCAGATGAAGTGGCTGATGTGACAAAAATTACGGATGATCATTATACATTCAGTGGAAAGGTACTTATCCATGAGGTGAATGATTTAATCAATACAGAATTATCTGATGAAGAGGTCGATACGCTTGGTGGCTGGATTTTATCGCAGAATTTTGATGTTGTTGAAGGAGAAAGTATTTACTCCGATGGATTTGTATTTACCGTGAAAGAGATGGATGGGCATCAAATTCAAATTATTGATGTTCAAAAAGATGAGATTCTCCAAGAACCAATTGAGGTAGAAGCATAA
- a CDS encoding flavin reductase family protein, translating to MEDRLFRTAMGKFATGVTVITTEIEDKVHGMTANAFVSVSLNPKLILVSIGEKASMNSLIKEAGSFAVSILNEDQEDLSAYFAGQIKEERTVAFETFNGLPVIKDALANVTCTVQNSVIAGDHTLYIGEVTDLRVQDGEPLAFFEGKYKKIT from the coding sequence ATGGAAGACCGTCTATTTAGAACGGCCATGGGGAAATTTGCAACGGGTGTTACTGTCATTACTACGGAAATAGAAGACAAAGTGCATGGAATGACAGCAAATGCATTTGTATCGGTTTCACTAAATCCGAAGCTAATACTAGTTTCTATTGGAGAAAAAGCTTCGATGAACTCTCTCATTAAAGAAGCCGGCTCCTTTGCCGTCAGTATTTTAAATGAAGATCAAGAAGACTTATCTGCTTACTTTGCAGGACAAATCAAAGAGGAGAGAACGGTTGCATTCGAAACTTTTAATGGTCTGCCTGTTATAAAAGATGCATTGGCTAATGTGACTTGTACCGTGCAAAATTCTGTCATTGCTGGCGATCATACCTTGTATATTGGTGAAGTCACTGATTTACGCGTACAGGATGGAGAACCACTTGCATTCTTCGAAGGAAAATATAAAAAAATCACATAA
- a CDS encoding glycine betaine uptake BCCT transporter has protein sequence MKNISQVFWISLAILMVAVIFGVAAPNNFEAVTSNIQSFVTSRFGWYYLILVTIIVIFCVFLIFSPVGTIRLGKVDERPSYSRPTWFAMLFSAGMGIGLVFFGAAEPISHFATSPPTADPGTDQAIKEAMRYTFFHWGIHAWAIYALVGLCLAYFNFRKGEPGLISATLRPVLGKYAQGRVATLIDVIAVTATVVGVATTLGFGAAQINGGLAYLFGIPNNFTVQLIIIIVVTILFVMSAWSGLSKGIKYLSNANMFLAILLLVLVFILGPSLLILNMFTDTIGAYIQNIIGMSFRIAPLDLEHREWINDWTIFYWAWWISWSPFVGIFIARVSRGRTIREFLIGVLLLPVVVSFIWFAAFGTAAINVQQTGVVDLTQFATEEVLFAVFNGMPYSSVMSIVAIILIGTFFITSADSATFVLGMQTTYGSLTPSNKVKLTWGAILAAMAAILLYSGGLQALQNALIIAAFPFSIIIILMMLSLYKALTKEKKELGLVLLPKDPKRKIKK, from the coding sequence ATGAAAAATATATCACAGGTTTTTTGGATTTCATTAGCCATTTTAATGGTTGCAGTTATTTTTGGTGTAGCTGCACCAAACAACTTTGAAGCGGTTACATCAAATATACAGTCCTTCGTTACTTCTAGATTTGGCTGGTATTATTTAATTTTGGTGACAATCATTGTTATCTTTTGTGTATTTCTTATTTTTAGCCCTGTTGGAACGATCAGATTGGGAAAAGTCGATGAAAGACCTAGTTATTCTAGGCCAACATGGTTTGCTATGCTATTTAGTGCTGGCATGGGAATTGGACTTGTTTTTTTTGGAGCAGCGGAACCAATTTCTCATTTTGCTACTAGTCCTCCCACTGCTGATCCTGGAACAGATCAAGCAATAAAAGAGGCAATGAGATACACATTTTTCCACTGGGGAATTCATGCTTGGGCAATTTATGCGCTTGTGGGACTTTGTCTTGCCTACTTCAACTTTCGCAAAGGCGAACCAGGGTTAATTAGTGCCACTTTACGTCCTGTTTTGGGAAAATATGCACAAGGTCGAGTCGCGACTTTAATCGATGTCATTGCTGTTACCGCGACTGTTGTTGGCGTGGCCACCACACTAGGATTTGGTGCAGCGCAAATCAATGGAGGACTAGCTTATTTATTTGGCATTCCAAACAATTTTACCGTCCAGTTAATTATTATCATTGTCGTGACTATTTTATTTGTCATGTCTGCCTGGTCGGGATTAAGTAAAGGAATTAAATATTTGAGTAATGCAAACATGTTTCTGGCCATATTACTTTTAGTACTAGTATTTATATTAGGGCCGAGCTTACTTATATTAAATATGTTCACAGATACGATCGGCGCATATATTCAAAATATAATTGGAATGAGCTTTCGAATAGCACCACTTGATCTTGAGCATCGGGAATGGATTAATGATTGGACAATATTTTACTGGGCATGGTGGATTTCTTGGTCCCCATTTGTAGGAATTTTTATTGCCCGTGTTTCAAGAGGCCGAACCATTCGCGAGTTCTTGATTGGTGTATTACTACTACCAGTAGTTGTTAGCTTTATATGGTTTGCTGCGTTTGGAACAGCGGCTATTAATGTCCAGCAAACTGGTGTCGTTGATTTAACGCAATTCGCCACAGAGGAAGTATTGTTTGCTGTTTTCAATGGGATGCCATATTCATCCGTCATGTCGATCGTAGCGATTATTCTAATCGGCACCTTTTTCATCACATCAGCGGATTCAGCAACATTCGTCCTAGGGATGCAGACAACCTATGGTTCCTTGACCCCTTCAAACAAAGTGAAATTAACTTGGGGGGCAATTCTTGCAGCAATGGCAGCAATTCTCTTATATAGTGGTGGTTTACAGGCATTGCAAAATGCGCTCATTATTGCCGCATTTCCTTTTTCCATCATTATCATTCTAATGATGCTCTCCCTTTATAAAGCTTTAACAAAAGAGAAAAAGGAGTTAGGTTTAGTACTCCTTCCAAAGGATCCAAAGAGAAAAATCAAGAAATAA
- a CDS encoding metallophosphoesterase family protein codes for MKARNRKQPITVETFETGIEDWRSRGDRCQSVSIRRTAYPEPVRFGNHALELSYDFSNTIGTSGAYAYRHAAITVEDIPSAIGMWVYGDESRHMVRAQMRDGNQHAFQINFVEKIDWKGWKFVTAPIPEGKVTPLALEIAVRLLETNDKNKNAGSIYIDEIQAIYGENDQDVTNPLIAGEYPSDCEVVNISEFPIHARVIDEESGIHPESIKLYVDGVKFGTRFNEKLGEVISDSHLTLLNGMHQVQLIVHDRAGNESEKVWQFEVDANQPGIKVHSESSAYIGEPFEMMFEVNKTEIFDTIKLHFYFNPEEVGANQKKILLHEQITQRNIVRNEITETGHIYLELKDLYYIQTDSAISQLGKIDFCMKKVITDNTKIGFLESHATLRENSTKFGWCLAPIKVKAKAHYRIAINRATVGFASNIIVMDEMDMPVKGVRIVSGDKDLGVTNEGGLLRTKELAKTVGDLTIQAEQGGKYSFSTKVKVLDQLCSQQPTMLNITFNENPTYMNITWATSPLFTNSIIEYVKKEQYAKTGFSSTSVQRLCGDSEEYAFDTGEIQMHAVSVTLEENNCYVYRVGDGTAGGWSEISEICTPKVKDDSFHFIVLGDTQAPPNQTKSGYGLFKEIINKAKSEYNDPAFFVHVGDMIDDGNLYAHWGAFFRSIQAPDLAMSTPLVPTVGNHENIGAGVETFKAVFKVPNNGPDHFLGTAYMFDYGNACFAILNTETSSEELIEQAKWLTTIMSETNKKWKIVVQHRGPYFSNPDSGSEYVQQILPQVFDQLNIDLVISGHDHSYVRTYPLKNGEVNKAGTTYLIAGSTGKKFYAATPQPYMKIYFDEKTQVYTNIAISKEKIHILVKKLDGTIVDQYKLEK; via the coding sequence ATGAAAGCTAGGAATAGGAAGCAACCAATTACTGTAGAGACATTTGAAACAGGTATAGAGGATTGGAGATCAAGAGGTGATCGCTGTCAGTCAGTATCGATTCGTCGAACAGCTTACCCGGAACCCGTTCGCTTTGGTAATCATGCATTGGAACTTTCCTATGATTTTTCAAATACGATCGGCACTTCAGGGGCATATGCTTATCGGCATGCAGCAATCACAGTAGAAGATATCCCTTCGGCAATTGGTATGTGGGTGTATGGGGATGAGAGTAGGCATATGGTTCGTGCGCAAATGAGGGATGGTAATCAACATGCGTTTCAAATTAATTTTGTGGAAAAGATCGATTGGAAAGGGTGGAAGTTTGTTACTGCACCCATTCCGGAGGGGAAGGTTACACCTCTTGCGCTAGAAATCGCTGTAAGATTATTGGAAACGAATGATAAAAATAAAAATGCAGGGTCCATTTATATTGATGAAATTCAAGCTATTTATGGGGAAAATGATCAGGACGTGACGAATCCGCTGATTGCAGGAGAATACCCTTCCGACTGTGAAGTTGTAAATATAAGCGAATTTCCTATCCATGCGCGGGTAATAGATGAAGAAAGTGGCATTCATCCAGAAAGTATCAAATTATACGTTGACGGAGTAAAATTTGGTACTAGATTTAATGAAAAGTTAGGTGAAGTTATTAGCGATTCACACTTAACACTGTTGAATGGTATGCATCAGGTACAGCTGATTGTGCATGACCGGGCGGGAAATGAAAGTGAAAAGGTATGGCAATTTGAAGTCGATGCAAATCAGCCAGGAATAAAAGTACATTCCGAATCATCGGCTTATATAGGAGAACCATTTGAAATGATGTTTGAGGTAAATAAAACCGAAATTTTCGATACAATAAAGCTTCATTTCTATTTTAATCCTGAGGAAGTCGGGGCCAATCAAAAGAAGATCTTGCTACACGAGCAAATCACTCAACGCAATATTGTAAGAAATGAGATAACAGAAACTGGTCATATTTATCTGGAATTAAAAGACCTATATTATATTCAAACGGATTCAGCAATCAGTCAGTTAGGAAAAATAGATTTTTGTATGAAAAAAGTAATTACTGATAATACAAAGATAGGGTTTTTAGAGAGTCATGCAACATTACGAGAAAACTCGACAAAATTCGGGTGGTGCCTGGCACCAATTAAGGTGAAGGCAAAGGCTCATTATCGAATAGCTATCAATAGGGCGACGGTTGGGTTTGCTAGTAATATCATTGTGATGGATGAAATGGACATGCCTGTAAAAGGAGTACGAATTGTAAGTGGGGATAAGGATTTAGGCGTAACGAATGAAGGCGGTTTATTAAGAACAAAAGAGCTTGCCAAGACTGTGGGTGATTTAACAATTCAGGCGGAGCAAGGGGGCAAGTATAGTTTTTCGACAAAAGTGAAGGTACTAGATCAGCTTTGCTCACAGCAACCAACAATGTTGAACATAACTTTTAACGAAAATCCCACATATATGAATATAACATGGGCTACGTCCCCATTATTCACCAATTCTATTATTGAATATGTAAAAAAAGAGCAATACGCAAAGACTGGATTTTCTAGCACATCTGTGCAACGTTTATGTGGAGACAGTGAAGAATATGCTTTTGATACTGGCGAAATCCAGATGCACGCGGTATCAGTTACCTTGGAAGAAAATAACTGTTATGTATATCGTGTCGGTGATGGAACAGCTGGAGGCTGGAGTGAGATAAGTGAAATTTGCACACCAAAGGTGAAAGATGATTCGTTTCATTTTATCGTACTTGGAGACACGCAAGCACCCCCTAATCAAACGAAAAGCGGATATGGATTATTTAAAGAAATCATTAATAAAGCCAAAAGTGAATATAATGATCCAGCGTTTTTTGTGCATGTAGGTGACATGATAGATGATGGAAATCTGTATGCTCACTGGGGAGCTTTCTTCCGATCGATACAAGCGCCTGATTTGGCAATGTCGACACCACTTGTGCCAACCGTTGGTAATCATGAAAATATCGGGGCGGGGGTCGAAACGTTTAAAGCTGTCTTTAAAGTACCGAATAATGGACCCGATCATTTTTTAGGAACTGCATACATGTTTGACTATGGTAATGCATGTTTTGCGATACTTAATACGGAAACCAGTAGCGAAGAACTGATTGAACAGGCCAAATGGCTTACAACAATCATGAGTGAAACAAATAAAAAGTGGAAAATAGTCGTACAGCATCGCGGTCCTTATTTTTCAAATCCAGATAGCGGAAGTGAATATGTACAGCAAATTCTACCTCAAGTATTTGATCAATTGAACATAGACCTAGTAATTTCTGGACATGATCACTCATACGTACGAACATATCCGCTTAAAAATGGTGAAGTCAATAAAGCTGGAACAACTTATTTGATTGCCGGATCAACAGGGAAAAAGTTTTATGCTGCGACACCACAGCCATATATGAAAATATACTTTGATGAAAAAACCCAAGTATATACAAATATAGCGATTTCTAAAGAGAAGATTCACATACTTGTTAAAAAACTGGATGGTACAATAGTAGATCAATATAAATTAGAAAAGTGA
- a CDS encoding glycerol-3-phosphate responsive antiterminator, translating to MVFESQKILPALRDFRQFEQLMKSPFEYIILLEVNIGNLKNVMLEARKYHKKVLVHADLIQGLKNDDYAADYICNDIKPAGIISTRSNMIVKAKAKKIIAIQRTFLLDTIALEKSYQLIERTKPDFIEVLPGVVPHLIKEVHAKTNIPVIGGGLIRTGEEVEAALAAGASAVTTSHRELWDDYSKIWREKNDTKIYFSTRSRHD from the coding sequence ATGGTTTTTGAAAGTCAGAAAATACTACCTGCATTAAGGGATTTTAGACAATTTGAGCAACTAATGAAAAGTCCTTTTGAATATATTATTTTATTGGAAGTGAATATCGGAAATTTGAAGAACGTCATGCTAGAAGCAAGAAAGTATCATAAGAAAGTATTGGTTCATGCTGATTTAATTCAAGGTTTAAAGAATGATGATTATGCAGCTGATTATATTTGTAATGATATTAAGCCAGCGGGAATTATATCAACACGTTCAAATATGATCGTCAAAGCTAAAGCAAAAAAGATTATCGCCATTCAGAGAACATTTTTACTAGATACGATTGCGCTTGAAAAAAGCTACCAATTAATTGAACGAACAAAACCTGATTTTATTGAAGTATTACCAGGAGTGGTGCCACACTTGATTAAAGAAGTTCATGCAAAGACGAATATTCCAGTAATTGGTGGTGGTCTTATACGAACTGGGGAAGAAGTGGAGGCTGCGTTAGCAGCTGGCGCCAGTGCTGTAACAACTTCTCACCGTGAATTATGGGATGATTATAGTAAAATATGGAGGGAAAAAAATGACACAAAAATATATTTTAGCACTAGATCAAGGCACGACTAG
- the glpK gene encoding glycerol kinase GlpK: MTQKYILALDQGTTSSRAILFDQKGNIFHSSQKEFNQYFPKSGWVEHNANEIWSSILAVIAGVLSEKSIEPEQIAGIGITNQRETTVVWDKNTGKPIYNAIVWQSRQTTEICEELNIKGYNDIFRDKTGLLIDPYFSGTKVKWILDHVEGAREKAERGDLLFGTIDTWLVWKLSGGKAHVTDYTNASRTLMYNIYDLTWDEELLDILGVPASMLPEVRPSSEVYAHTADYHFFGHAAPIAGIAGDQHAALFGQACFESGMAKNTYGTGCFMLMNTGEKAVKSENGLLTTIAWGLDGKVEYALEGSIFVAGSAIQWLRDGLRMFKDSAESEKYAARAESTDGVYVVPAFVGLGAPYWDSDVRGAVFGLTRGTSKEQFIRATIESLAFQTKDVLDAMEADSGISLKTLRVDGGAVKNDFLMQFQSDILDVPVERPVINETTALGAAYLAGLATGFWKDRSEIAKHWDIDQSFSPDMEAEQREKLYRGWEKAVKAAMVFK; this comes from the coding sequence ATGACACAAAAATATATTTTAGCACTAGATCAAGGCACGACTAGTTCACGAGCCATTTTGTTTGATCAAAAAGGTAATATTTTTCATTCATCGCAAAAGGAATTTAATCAATACTTTCCTAAATCTGGCTGGGTAGAACATAATGCGAATGAAATTTGGAGTTCCATTTTAGCAGTGATTGCTGGTGTGTTATCAGAGAAAAGTATAGAACCCGAACAAATTGCTGGAATTGGCATTACGAATCAACGTGAAACGACTGTGGTTTGGGACAAAAATACCGGGAAGCCAATTTACAATGCGATTGTGTGGCAGTCCAGACAAACAACTGAGATATGCGAAGAATTAAATATAAAAGGATATAATGATATTTTCCGTGATAAGACTGGATTGTTGATTGACCCTTATTTTTCAGGAACAAAAGTGAAATGGATTTTGGATCATGTAGAAGGAGCGAGAGAAAAGGCGGAAAGAGGAGATTTATTGTTCGGTACGATAGATACGTGGCTAGTCTGGAAGCTATCAGGTGGAAAAGCGCATGTCACTGATTATACAAATGCGTCCAGAACACTTATGTACAATATCTATGATTTAACATGGGATGAAGAATTACTGGACATATTAGGAGTTCCAGCATCGATGCTGCCTGAAGTTAGGCCTTCTTCAGAAGTATACGCTCATACTGCCGATTACCATTTCTTTGGACATGCAGCACCAATTGCAGGTATCGCGGGGGACCAACATGCAGCATTGTTTGGTCAAGCGTGTTTTGAGAGTGGAATGGCAAAAAATACATATGGTACTGGTTGTTTTATGTTGATGAATACGGGAGAGAAAGCAGTCAAGTCCGAAAATGGATTATTAACAACGATTGCATGGGGGCTTGATGGCAAAGTTGAATACGCGCTTGAAGGAAGTATTTTCGTTGCAGGTTCGGCGATTCAATGGTTACGTGACGGACTCAGGATGTTTAAAGACTCGGCTGAAAGTGAAAAGTATGCGGCTCGTGCTGAATCGACGGACGGTGTGTATGTCGTTCCTGCGTTTGTTGGACTAGGGGCACCATACTGGGATAGTGATGTGAGGGGGGCAGTTTTCGGTCTCACGAGAGGGACATCAAAAGAGCAGTTTATTCGTGCCACTATAGAATCGCTCGCATTTCAAACGAAAGATGTGCTGGATGCGATGGAAGCAGATTCTGGTATTTCTCTAAAAACGCTGCGTGTTGATGGTGGGGCTGTAAAAAATGACTTCCTCATGCAGTTCCAAAGCGATATATTGGACGTTCCGGTAGAACGTCCCGTCATCAATGAAACAACTGCGCTTGGAGCTGCCTATCTGGCAGGACTTGCCACAGGGTTCTGGAAGGATCGTTCTGAGATTGCAAAGCATTGGGATATAGATCAATCTTTCAGTCCAGATATGGAAGCGGAACAGCGCGAAAAACTTTATCGAGGTTGGGAAAAAGCAGTAAAAGCTGCGATGGTATTTAAATAA